GGCTGCTGGGGGAGCTCCCCCACCTGGAGTAAACCCCACTCCTTCCTCTCCTGGGCCGTGGCCCgatttatttgtataaatagGGTGAACACAGCTTGAACTCGAGCGCTTCCTGTTCCCAGAAGGCGGGTGGGTGTAGGAGGGAGTGTCCACGCTGGGTCCTGGCCTTTGGGGGTCCAGGACGGTCCGTGCGGTGTCCATAGGCCTCACAGGCCCAGGTTTCTGTCTTGGTCCCCAAAGCCAAGAGGCTCAATGGCCGCCAGGTGATCAGAGCAGGAGGAGGGCCGACGTCCTGTGCGGAGCCGCTCCACCGCCAGCAGCCCTGTGTGTCCTCGGCGTGGCCCTCCACGCGTGAGTGAGCACTAGGCCCGAGGTCGCCCAACAAGGCCTTGGCCCCGGGGCCATGTGGCTGCCCTCTCCGTCGGTGGGTCTGGCCGATGAGTGGGTGACACTGGGGCCACCTGAGCCAGGGCCGAGGCTGGACGGGGCGCTGCCTGCCCAGAGCTGGTGCGTGTGCCGTGCCGTGAGGCCTCTGGCCAGTCCTCCTGTGCCCTGGCTGGCGGCGGGTTGACACCGCCTCCTGGACGCGGGGTGCAGGTTTGGGGCCCCGACACGCTCCACCACCCAGTGGTTTGGCCCTCAACGGTGGGGGCCCCGCCCTAGCGTAGGAAGGACCTCCTCCCGCTGCGGAAGAAGGACTCGATCTGCTCCAGCGACCGGCCCTTGGTCTCGGGCACACAGCAGCCAGTGAAGGCCAGGTTCACGGAACACACGGcggcaaagaagaagaaaggcgCCTGCAGGCCGAAGGCGTTCTGGGGGAGAAGAGGGGCTCCGGGTCACAGGGGAGCACTAAAGGCCCTTCGCCCCAGCACCAGCTTGTGGCCCTGCAGGCATCAGCCAGCCTGGGGGGCAGGCCTTCATCTCGTTCCCCTGCTTGGACCACCCCCGGGTTCCCCGCCGTCTCCAGCGTGAAATCCAGGTGCCTCAGCAGGGCATTCGAGTCCTTGAGGGGTGCAGGCAGCCTTCCTCTGTGCTGGGCCCAGGACTGACTTCTCGCAGCCGGAGCCCAACCTGCCCCAGACACcggcctctctccttggtcccAGTGCCCACCTCTCATTTTGAGCTGTCCCACATGCCCGCTTGCGGCAGGCCTGCCACCACAGCGTGGCTGACCTGCTCGGGGCGCCCCCAACCCTGCCCTGACCCACTGACTGCACCAGGCTAGGCCCCATCCAAGCTGTCCCCATCAGATTCTCCCacttgggagctgggagctggaacCTGGAGGTTGTGGTTGGCTTCAGGGCCTGCTGGGGGTTTGAACCAAGAGGCTGGGtgaaggggaaggggatggggaagcATTCGACGGAGAGACCCAAACTGCCCACCCAGACAGAAGGCCCAGATACCCCGGAGGGTGACAGGCAGGGCAGGCGGGTGTGGCTGTCTGGACTTGGGTCCCACCCTGGCCTGGGAGGTCAGTCACCTGACTTCTCCCAACAGTTCCCTGAGCCGAGTCTGTTTGCTGAAATGCATGTTGTCACTTGACGGCCCTTGGCCTCCGCGTGAAGGGGGTGTGTGCTAAGGCTGAGGGGACACGCGGAGAAGCCTCAGCACGGCCCTCGGCACCGGCCAGAGAGGCCCCAGGTCCCCGGGGCAGAGCACTCACCACCACCAGCAGGAAGGACTTGGTGAGGGCAAAGGCGGTGAGCCAGCTGACGAGCACGCAGAGCCCCGAGGCCACGCCGCGGGCCCGCAGGGGCAGGATCTCAGACATGAGGAGCCAGGTGATGGGCCCCCAGCCCATGGCGTAGCCTGCCggaagcggggaggggcgggCTCAGAGCCCATTTGtcgtgggggggggcggggaagaagGCCTCTCGTGTCTCCCTGGAGCTGCTGAGGGATGGCTCCCCAACCTCCGGGACGGCAGTGACACCGCCCACAACACCGGCGCGTCCCCGCACCTCATACCCAAGACAGCCCTGCCCCCAGACCCTGTAGAGCACGGCCACACCTACCCATGATGAAGAGCATGGTGGCCAGCAGGGGCACCAGGGTGAGGTAGCTGGTGGGCGTGGCCAGGGGCTGCTCTGTGCCTCCCAGGGGCACACTCTCCAGGCCCATGGTGCTGTTGGGGGCCAGAGGCTTCGGACCGAAATGGACGTACAGCCCCAGCGTCAGGTTGGCAGCAAACATGCTGGCCGCTGTGGACAGACAGGTGGCCCTCGGGGGGCCGGGACCCTCTGAGCCAGCACCCCTCAGCGCCCTGTACCCCGTGTGGCCCAGTCCCCTGCAGGGCAGCCAGCTCCCACCCAGCCCACGTTTGGGCTCCCGCCACACCCAGCATGTGTGTCATCATCAGCTGACCCAGGCCCCCTGGCGCTCCCACCGCGAGGGCTGGCAAGACACGTGGCAGCTGCTGAAGGAGTGAATGAGTGCAGGTGAGCAGCCTGTGCTCACCTGAGACAAAGAGCAGAGCCTTGCGGCCGGCCAGGTCCATGGTGAGGGCGGCAATCAGCACGGACAGGAGCCGCACAGCTCCCACGATGGCTGCGTCATCCTCAGGGGGCTGCAAGGAGGAAGCCCCCGGGGCTGAGGGACCCCAGTCTGCTGTTCCTCCCCGCCCCACCGCCCCCGCCAAGGCTCTGCAGGGACCGGCCCCAGGCTCAGCTGCTTTGTGCCAGGCGGTTTCGCTGGTCACCCAGCCCGGCCAGTGGGGCCTTCGCAGGCAGGGGCGCAACTGCTGTGCCCACCACCAAGCCCAGGGCTGGCACCGGATCCAGGCATCACAACAACTTGTGGAACCACGCTGTCGCTCATCTTCAGACCTCATCTCCCTCTGAGCCCCAGGAAGGGTGGATGAAGCCATGCTGGCTTcgcagaggaggaagctgaggtttgGAGGGGAGGTACTTCCTCAGTGGGTGGCAGATGCTCTGAACCTGGGGTCTGTGGCTCCCGGGGGGTCTATGCTTCTATAGAACTGGTTTTCCTGGTAATTCtaccttattttaaaacatgcaagCTTCGTTTACAAACATTCCTCTGAGAACAGGTGGTTGGCCCAGAAACAGTTAAGAGACGCTGGTGTCTGCGCGTGTGCGTGCACCCCAGACCCCggcacagagcagatgctccGCGGGGATGCCCTCCCCGGATCTGGGGGCAGAGCGGGTGGTGTGGGGCCGGGCTCTCACCAGCAGGACGGCAGTGCTGTCGAAGATGGACTGCAGGTAGACGAGGATGGGCGTGATGCCCGTCAGTTGCTGCAGGAAGCGCATCAGCAAGGCGATGACGATGGGGCGGTACATGTGGGGGTCCCGGGCCTCGGCCCACGACAGGTGGCTGCTCTGGAGGCACGAGGCTGCCGCTGAGGGGGCTGTGCCCACCCCTCCGGCTGGCACCAACCTGCCCTGGGCTGCATGGGGCTGGGTAGGAggctcccctcttccctcctccagggAAGATCCCCAGCACAGAGGCGACCCTGGCTCTGGGGACAGGCCCGGGGACCCCCGCGTGGACCCAGGCTCTTGGATCAGTGGGTGGGCCAAGGCAGACTCCTGCTTGTCAGTATCGCCGGGCCCCCAGGCATCCACCGCACGGCACATGCGCCCTGGGCCAGGGGCCACGACAtcgcacccccccaccccttgtTCCTAGAGGTGGGAGCTGCTCTTATCCCTGTTCTCCAGGAAAAGCAACTGAGGCTTGTGATGGCCTAGTGAATGGCCACAGCCCCACAGTGCTGTAGGCGCCCACGCCTCCCACACCTGTCTCCGGACGTTGTCCTGGATCTGCTCGAACTCCCAGCGGATGTCAGCGTCAGCCCCTCGCAGCCAGGCCAGGGCCTGCAGCGCCTCCGAGTCCCTGCCCCTCGAGAGCAGGAAGCGAGGTGAGTTGGGCATGAAGCTGAGCAGCAGAATCATGACAAGCACGGGCCCCTCCCCGGCCACGGCCAGCCAGCGCCACGGCAGCAGCAGGCCTGGGCACAAGGAGCGGGTGAGGAGCTGCGGCTGCGCTGGGCCCAGAACCCCTCCCACCGGGGCCTCTGAGCAGCCTCATTTGCCCTCAGGTGTGAGTCCCCGGGCCACCTCCTACAGGAAGCCTACCCTGGTTGCTCCAGGCCTCTGCGGTCTCAATCAAGAGGGGCCACAGGGACTGCCTGGCCCCTGGCACTGGGCCCAGGTCCTTGGAGGGTCTCAAGGGCCACGGCAAGGTGATGGAGGAGTAGCCTGAGCAGCAAGGTCCTGGGGCCTCTACCGCcaaacccccaccccacctcagctGGCTGCACTCTGATCACTTTTCTCTATGGTCTTCCCACCTAAGACTATTTGACAGAAAACATTCTGCTGTCAAAAGACAGTTTAAAGGCTGCCAGCCCAAGAGAAGCCCTCCCTGCCCAGTTAGGGGTGGGACCTCGTGACCAGAGGGGCGCAGGGAATTGCCCGGAGGCACACAGCATGAAGGCAGCTATGCCTCTGGCCTCCCAGCATGGAATTCGTCTGGGGGCACGTTCGTTCATCCCTTCCCACCCCCGGCTGCTCAGCGGCACCCCATCACCCCCCGGCCTGCACACGGGGGAGGCGCCTAGAGCGCCTGTGGGTGATACTTGCCAAGGGCGTAGAGAGACAGTGATCCGAACACGGCCATGAGCTGGGGTGTGGCGCCCAGGGCCCCACGGACGCCTGCGGGAGCAATCTCAGACACGTACACCTGCAAGACACATccgcccccaccccggcctccgCTGAGAACACAGGTGCCCGGGCCCAGCTGAGGTAGCACAGGTGGCCTGGTGAGCCGTGGGGAGCAGGGAGCGGGGGCTTCCAGCGGGGTTCTCCTCCGCATCGTGACTCACGGCGTGGTGTCCCTTGGGCCTCAGTCGCCCTGCCAAGTGGGCAGAAGCGCTCAGCTCTGACGTGGGGGCGTGAGGCTGGGAATTGGGAGGCCTGAGGGCACCTGGACTCTGGCCTCTGCTCCTTCAGGGGCCTTCGTCCCATGCCGGGCTTGCCCAGCCCCCGAGTGGGTATGTGGAATGGTGGGTATGACGAGGGGGTGCCAGGAAGGGTgcagggcagggacttcccttccctttcttgttGCGTTGCTCAATGTGGATTTTCTCTGATTGAGCAATGTGTCAGGACTCAGGACAGGAAGTTTGGGGAGTCCAGAGCTGGGGGCGGCTTGGGACTGGTGTCAGATTCCCCCCAAATTAGCTGCCCTGGTGGGGCTGAGCTGAGGCTCCCTGGCAAACACATCCCTGTTGACCAGGGGGCTCCGAGGCCAGGAGGCCTCAGCTGATGGTGAGGCAGTGAGAGGACCGGGGTGGGCAGTCCTGGCCTTACCGGGATGCAGGCGGCTGTGAGTCCCCCAGCGAAGCCCGTCAGCGTCCTCCCCAGGAGCAACATCCAGAGGCCGTGGGCGCCCGCCATGAGCGCATAGCCGGCCGCCGAGGGCACAGCCGAGAACATGATGCTCAGCTTCCGGCCCAGGAGGTCGTTGAGCACCATGGCGCTGAGGCCCCCGGCCGCCGCACCCAAGGTGAACACGGACTGCGGGGAAAGGGTGCAGGGCCCCGTCAGAGCCTAGAGACAGCTGCTTTTCCAGGCTGTCCCAGGAGCCTGGGCTGCCGGACTAGGGCCCTGGATGGTAGTGAGCCTCCCGTCTCCGGAGGGGTACAAGCAGCATGTGGACAGCTGTTTGTTAGGGATGCCACAACAGCTGTCTGCAGCGGCTCTGTCCAGCCTGATATTTAGATGTCTAGCACTGTGATAGAGCAGGCAGGAGAACTCTGTGACTTGAAGCCCTTGGGATTTTAAGACTTGGGGGTTCTCGGATTCCCTGTCGAGTGGACCAGGTTGGATCCGGTCAGTGACCTGGGCACGGTGCTCagcctgtctgagcctcagttccttcagcTGCATTATGGGGACAGCGGTAGCACCCCCCTCATAGGGTTGGCCCTGGAGTAAACCGGCTCTCGTGGCAGGTGCCTAGCACAGGCCCGGCACACACTAGGTGTGCAGCCTGCACTGGGTATTATCGTCTTAGCTGACGTGTTGTGGTTGTAAATCGGAGGCCGCTGAGATTGCTATTCTAGAATCTTGGGACTCCGGGGGCCTGTGCTCTTCCTACTTACACGCCCACCGTCTATCCTGGGACCCGCTGTGCCCCAGCAGTGCTTCTTCCATTAGTAGCGGATTCTCCTGCCACCCCTCCTCCAGGGAGGTGTCCTCTCTGCTACGACAGCCCAGCTCTGGGTGGGGGGATCTGGGGAGCCCTCAGCCCCACTGGGTGGAGGCCTTAAGGGACACCTCCCCACctgctccttcccttctccatcaGCTTTCACTTCCTCCTTTTATTTCACAGCCATTATCTGGCCTcactccacccaccccaccctggaGTGGGTGTGGGGGGGGCAGACCAGGGCCCTGGAGGGGGTCCCAAGGCTGACCTTTGGGGGGTTCCTAGCTTGGGACGGAGCTCAGTgcgtccctgccctgccc
This region of Delphinus delphis chromosome 6, mDelDel1.2, whole genome shotgun sequence genomic DNA includes:
- the SLC2A6 gene encoding solute carrier family 2, facilitated glucose transporter member 6, with protein sequence MQEPLLGAEGPDYDTFPEKPPPSPRETTRVGALQNKRVFLATFAAVLGNFSFGYALVYTSPVIPALEHSLDPNLSLTKTQASWFGSVFTLGAAAGGLSAMVLNDLLGRKLSIMFSAVPSAAGYALMAGAHGLWMLLLGRTLTGFAGGLTAACIPVYVSEIAPAGVRGALGATPQLMAVFGSLSLYALGLLLPWRWLAVAGEGPVLVMILLLSFMPNSPRFLLSRGRDSEALQALAWLRGADADIRWEFEQIQDNVRRQSSHLSWAEARDPHMYRPIVIALLMRFLQQLTGITPILVYLQSIFDSTAVLLPPEDDAAIVGAVRLLSVLIAALTMDLAGRKALLFVSAASMFAANLTLGLYVHFGPKPLAPNSTMGLESVPLGGTEQPLATPTSYLTLVPLLATMLFIMGYAMGWGPITWLLMSEILPLRARGVASGLCVLVSWLTAFALTKSFLLVVNAFGLQAPFFFFAAVCSVNLAFTGCCVPETKGRSLEQIESFFRSGRRSFLR